In the Ilumatobacteraceae bacterium genome, one interval contains:
- a CDS encoding glycosyltransferase gives MNAPRLSWVLLTMGDRFPELRAALESVDAQDHDAEVVVVANGGEASVVRSELPETVRLQVMEDNVGVPAGRDAGFATANAPVVGFLDDDAVLLDTDATSRIVELFESDPRIGAVTLRIVDETGRSARRHVPRLGASGSERSGDVVTFLGGASVIRREAYERAGGYWGDLFYAHEELDLAWRLHDLGYAVRYLADVEVEHPAMPIGRHADGWWRTGRNRVMIARRNLPWAVALPHVLIWLVAGWWRAPAGSCRRSYRQGWLAGWTVPVPRRPIRWRTVWRLTKLGRPPIV, from the coding sequence GTGAACGCGCCGCGTCTCAGCTGGGTGCTCCTCACGATGGGCGATCGGTTTCCCGAACTCCGGGCCGCCCTGGAGTCCGTCGATGCCCAGGACCACGATGCCGAAGTCGTCGTCGTCGCCAACGGTGGTGAGGCCTCGGTCGTGCGGTCGGAGCTGCCGGAGACGGTCAGGCTGCAGGTGATGGAGGACAACGTCGGGGTGCCGGCCGGTCGCGACGCAGGCTTCGCTACTGCGAACGCACCGGTCGTCGGGTTCCTCGACGACGATGCCGTCCTGCTGGACACGGACGCCACGTCGAGGATCGTCGAGCTGTTCGAATCGGACCCTCGGATCGGGGCCGTCACGCTCCGGATCGTCGACGAGACGGGACGCTCCGCTCGTCGCCATGTGCCCCGTTTGGGTGCGTCGGGAAGCGAACGGTCGGGTGACGTCGTCACCTTCCTCGGTGGTGCGTCGGTCATCCGTCGCGAGGCGTACGAGCGGGCGGGCGGCTATTGGGGCGACCTCTTCTATGCGCACGAAGAACTCGATCTGGCGTGGCGCCTCCACGATCTCGGCTACGCGGTGAGGTACCTCGCCGACGTCGAGGTCGAGCATCCGGCGATGCCGATCGGTCGGCACGCCGATGGCTGGTGGCGGACGGGCCGGAACCGCGTCATGATCGCTCGCCGCAACCTCCCCTGGGCGGTGGCACTCCCACACGTGCTGATCTGGCTCGTCGCCGGGTGGTGGCGGGCGCCGGCCGGATCGTGTCGCCGCAGCTATCGGCAGGGTTGGCTCGCCGGTTGGACCGTTCCGGTCCCGAGGCGCCCCATCCGCTGGCGGACGGTGTGGCGGTTGACCAAGCTGGGACGACCGCCGATCGTGTAG